One Actinosynnema pretiosum DNA segment encodes these proteins:
- a CDS encoding cytochrome P450 encodes MTATMAAVRDGVVAWVARRAVAKWLLAKYGARALAMLPEGVMLPLRRDGLDPVAEMEQMRADGPIHRVQTPFRFGVWLVTGEQETRAVLADGNAFSNDYARIGQTGFVKIERSPGGLGFADPPHHTRLRKLLTPEFTMRRLARLAPRIDEIIADRLDAMDAAPGPVDLVEQFSLPIPSLAICELLGVPYEDRELFQRLAAARFDVFGGANAALGAVSESLDYLREVVERQRVEPGDGLIGMIIRNHGDQVDDEELAGLADGVLTGGFDTTASMLALGAAVLLQNPEAARAVREDDAAVGPVVEELLRYLSVVQVAFPRFAKQDMEIGGARIKEGDAVVCSLVAANRHAGTDFDHTRVPAPGGHYAFGHGAHRCVGAELGRLELRAAYPALLRRFPNLRLADELPGYRTVSVVHGVERMMVHVR; translated from the coding sequence ATGACTGCGACGATGGCGGCGGTGCGTGACGGGGTGGTCGCCTGGGTGGCCAGGAGGGCCGTCGCCAAGTGGCTCCTGGCCAAGTACGGGGCGCGGGCGCTCGCGATGCTCCCCGAGGGGGTGATGCTGCCGCTGCGCCGCGACGGGCTCGACCCGGTGGCCGAGATGGAGCAGATGCGCGCGGACGGGCCCATCCACCGCGTGCAGACCCCGTTCCGGTTCGGCGTGTGGCTGGTGACCGGCGAGCAGGAGACGCGCGCGGTCCTGGCGGACGGCAACGCCTTCAGCAACGACTACGCGCGGATCGGCCAGACCGGCTTCGTCAAGATCGAGCGCTCGCCCGGCGGCCTCGGGTTCGCCGACCCGCCGCACCACACCCGGCTGCGCAAGCTGCTCACGCCGGAGTTCACGATGCGGCGGCTGGCCAGGCTGGCCCCGCGCATCGACGAGATCATCGCCGACCGGCTGGACGCGATGGACGCGGCGCCCGGCCCGGTCGACCTGGTGGAGCAGTTCTCGCTGCCCATCCCGTCGCTGGCGATCTGCGAGCTGCTCGGCGTGCCCTACGAGGACCGCGAGCTGTTCCAGCGGCTCGCCGCGGCCCGGTTCGACGTGTTCGGCGGCGCGAACGCGGCGCTCGGCGCGGTGTCCGAGTCCCTGGACTACCTGCGCGAGGTCGTCGAGCGGCAGCGCGTCGAACCCGGCGACGGGCTCATCGGCATGATCATCCGCAACCACGGCGACCAGGTCGACGACGAGGAGCTCGCGGGCCTGGCGGACGGCGTGCTCACCGGCGGGTTCGACACCACCGCCAGCATGTTGGCGCTGGGCGCTGCGGTGCTGCTGCAGAACCCGGAGGCCGCCCGCGCGGTGCGCGAGGACGACGCCGCCGTCGGACCGGTCGTGGAGGAGCTGCTGCGCTACCTGAGCGTGGTGCAGGTGGCGTTCCCGCGCTTCGCCAAGCAGGACATGGAGATCGGCGGGGCGCGGATCAAGGAGGGCGACGCGGTCGTCTGCTCGCTGGTCGCCGCGAACCGCCACGCGGGCACCGACTTCGACCACACCCGCGTGCCCGCGCCGGGCGGCCACTACGCGTTCGGGCACGGCGCGCACCGCTGCGTCGGCGCGGAGCTGGGCAGGCTGGAGCTGCGGGCCGCTTACCCGGCGCTGCTGCGGCGCTTCCCGAACCTGCGGCTGGCCGACGAGCTGCCCGGCTACCGGACCGTGTCGGTCGTCCACGGCGTCGAGCGGATGATGGTGCACGTGCGCTGA
- a CDS encoding DUF2000 domain-containing protein, giving the protein MSTESPQSAVGFAPEEIDTAAPTRSARLKWVVVVDEALPAGRAVNAAVCVAAATGEAVPGLLGPDAVDGTGSAHPGLPWAGCTVLAASGEQLAELRARAADSLGVHVVDMPVAAQETRVYDEYLEKVAASEAVPCLAVSLIGPRNRVDKLVKRLSLLP; this is encoded by the coding sequence ATGAGCACCGAGTCGCCGCAGTCCGCAGTCGGGTTCGCCCCCGAGGAGATCGACACCGCCGCGCCCACCAGGTCGGCCCGCCTGAAGTGGGTGGTCGTGGTGGACGAGGCGCTGCCCGCCGGGCGGGCGGTCAACGCGGCGGTGTGCGTGGCGGCGGCGACCGGCGAGGCGGTGCCCGGACTGCTGGGGCCGGACGCGGTGGACGGGACCGGGTCGGCGCACCCCGGCCTGCCGTGGGCGGGCTGCACGGTGCTGGCCGCGTCCGGCGAGCAGCTGGCCGAGCTGCGGGCCAGGGCGGCGGACTCGCTGGGCGTGCACGTGGTGGACATGCCCGTGGCCGCGCAGGAGACCAGGGTGTACGACGAGTACCTGGAGAAGGTCGCGGCGAGCGAGGCCGTGCCGTGCCTCGCGGTGAGCCTGATCGGGCCGCGCAACCGGGTCGACAAGCTGGTGAAGCGGCTGTCGCTGCTGCCCTGA
- a CDS encoding SDR family NAD(P)-dependent oxidoreductase, whose protein sequence is MRSAVVTGAAGGLGERIAARLAGRGYAVVVADVDEVGARAVARAIGRGARAAELDVGDPLACERVAAGAPGLAVWVNNAGLLSAGPAWEEPWARRRALLSVNAEGVVNGTLAALGAMGDDGHVVNVVSLAGLVAAPGEALYAASKHAALAFSVGVQHDLRLAGRGTRVSALCPDGMWTPMLFDRASDPRAAASWFGTLLHPDEVADAAVGLLDRPRPVLAVPRWRGPLVRLLAAFPGVGLRASGPIMAVARRKQRRFAKRVL, encoded by the coding sequence ATGCGCTCTGCGGTGGTGACCGGTGCGGCGGGCGGGCTGGGCGAGCGGATCGCCGCGCGCCTGGCCGGGCGCGGGTACGCGGTGGTGGTGGCGGACGTGGACGAGGTGGGCGCGCGGGCGGTCGCGCGGGCGATCGGGCGTGGCGCGCGGGCCGCTGAGCTGGACGTGGGCGATCCCCTGGCGTGCGAGCGGGTCGCGGCGGGCGCGCCGGGGCTGGCGGTGTGGGTGAACAACGCGGGGCTGCTGAGCGCGGGCCCGGCGTGGGAGGAGCCGTGGGCGCGGCGGCGGGCGCTGCTGTCGGTCAACGCCGAGGGAGTGGTGAACGGCACGCTGGCCGCGCTCGGCGCGATGGGCGACGACGGGCACGTGGTGAACGTGGTGTCGCTGGCCGGACTGGTCGCGGCGCCCGGCGAGGCGCTGTACGCGGCGAGCAAGCACGCGGCGCTGGCGTTCAGCGTGGGCGTGCAGCACGACCTGCGGCTGGCCGGGCGCGGGACGCGGGTGAGCGCGCTGTGCCCGGACGGGATGTGGACGCCGATGCTGTTCGACCGGGCGTCGGACCCGCGCGCGGCGGCGTCCTGGTTCGGGACGCTGCTTCACCCGGACGAGGTGGCGGACGCGGCGGTGGGGCTGCTGGACCGGCCGAGGCCGGTGCTGGCGGTGCCGAGGTGGCGGGGGCCGCTGGTGCGGTTGCTCGCGGCGTTCCCAGGGGTGGGGCTGCGCGCGTCCGGGCCGATCATGGCGGTGGCGCGGCGCAAGCAGCGCAGGTTCGCGAAGCGGGTGCTGTAG
- a CDS encoding Lrp/AsnC family transcriptional regulator produces the protein MDELDTNILRELQVDARRSNRDVAAAVGVAPTTALDRTRALRERGVIKGAILDVDLPSIGRPVQALIAVRIRPPARRVIEGFRAWAIAQPDTLGVFVTSGSEDFLLHVAVPDNDHLYQFVVDKLTERAEVADVRTSVVYQHLRNDRISPVGRLSP, from the coding sequence GTGGACGAACTTGATACGAACATCCTGCGCGAATTGCAGGTCGACGCACGGCGGAGCAACCGGGACGTGGCCGCCGCCGTGGGCGTCGCCCCGACCACCGCGCTCGACCGCACCCGCGCCCTCCGCGAGCGCGGCGTCATCAAGGGCGCGATCCTGGACGTCGACCTTCCCTCGATCGGGCGACCAGTGCAGGCGCTGATCGCGGTCCGCATCCGGCCGCCCGCGCGCCGCGTCATCGAGGGGTTCCGCGCCTGGGCCATCGCCCAGCCGGACACCCTGGGCGTGTTCGTCACGTCGGGCTCGGAGGACTTCCTGCTGCACGTCGCCGTGCCCGACAACGACCACCTCTACCAGTTCGTGGTGGACAAGCTCACCGAACGGGCCGAGGTCGCCGACGTGCGCACCTCCGTCGTGTACCAGCACCTGCGCAACGACCGGATCAGCCCGGTCGGCAGACTGTCCCCATGA
- a CDS encoding ATP-grasp domain-containing protein encodes MILLVPSDPLRPRRPDEHFAAEAAVARDLGITVALLDHDALPTDPARAVARVPEGEDVVYRGWMVRAGHYADLARALARRGAALRTDPLRYRRAHELPGWHDHLAPLTPRSAWTAGYDRTDFDRARAELGSGPAVLRDYTKSLKHHWDEAAFIPDVADGDAAWRVALRFRELRGADCVGGFVLREFERWRRGEVRTWWVDGECALLGPHPDTPDELPGTPDLTALTPLVCAADLRFATVDLVLAEDGGWRVVELGDGQVSDRPAAITPEQLIGALHRVG; translated from the coding sequence ATGATCCTGCTGGTGCCCTCGGACCCGCTGCGCCCCCGCCGCCCGGACGAGCACTTCGCCGCCGAGGCCGCCGTCGCCCGCGACCTCGGGATCACCGTCGCGCTCCTGGACCACGACGCGCTGCCCACCGACCCGGCGCGCGCCGTCGCCCGCGTCCCGGAGGGCGAGGACGTCGTCTACCGGGGCTGGATGGTGCGCGCCGGCCACTACGCGGACCTCGCGCGGGCGCTGGCGCGGCGGGGCGCGGCGCTGCGCACCGACCCGCTGCGCTACCGCAGGGCGCACGAGCTGCCCGGCTGGCACGACCACCTGGCCCCGCTGACCCCGCGCTCGGCGTGGACCGCCGGGTACGACCGGACCGACTTCGACCGGGCCCGCGCGGAGCTGGGCAGCGGACCGGCGGTGCTGCGCGACTACACCAAGTCGCTCAAGCACCACTGGGACGAGGCGGCGTTCATCCCGGACGTGGCCGACGGCGACGCTGCGTGGCGGGTGGCGCTGCGGTTCCGGGAGCTGCGCGGCGCGGACTGCGTGGGCGGGTTCGTGCTGCGCGAGTTCGAGCGGTGGCGGCGCGGCGAGGTGCGCACCTGGTGGGTGGACGGCGAGTGCGCGCTGCTCGGCCCGCACCCGGACACCCCGGACGAGCTGCCCGGCACGCCCGACCTGACCGCGCTCACCCCGCTGGTGTGCGCGGCGGACCTGCGGTTCGCCACCGTCGACCTGGTCCTCGCCGAGGACGGCGGCTGGCGGGTGGTCGAGCTGGGCGACGGCCAGGTCAGCGACCGGCCCGCCGCGATCACCCCCGAACAGCTGATCGGGGCGCTTCACCGGGTGGGGTGA
- a CDS encoding sugar efflux transporter encodes MVTVVLTTPRTPPTPLKQQLLPLATVVVLGGAGYALVGPLLSLFLIKELGANPFQVGSFMLVSALAALAVSTAVGRFSDRRAVRKQLLVVGSLSGTAAYVVFALSREYLLLLLVSVTLAALSSVMVPQSFAYARQSLSASGSSRGPLATSALRTLLSLSWAIAPPLAAIFVERSSFTWVFAGAAVMYALAALAAWYRLPALPKPEPVVVMPDSVAVPSRARGELSLTAVAFVLLQGTTALSVAVLPLFVVDDLGGTAGNAGVAMGVCAALEIPLMLWLGFVAAKVDNRLLVLAGAVLALSYHGVMLVSGEVWHVIAAQLLHALAISALQGIGISYFQDLDPDFPGRATTLFTNTGKAGSMLSGPLLALAQANGYRTAFALGAAMAVTGLALLLLARPRRARRPRTDVGAMP; translated from the coding sequence ATGGTCACCGTGGTACTCACGACCCCCCGAACACCTCCCACCCCCCTGAAGCAGCAGCTCCTCCCCCTGGCGACCGTGGTGGTCCTCGGCGGCGCCGGTTACGCGCTCGTCGGGCCCCTGCTCTCCCTGTTCCTGATCAAGGAGCTCGGCGCGAACCCGTTCCAGGTCGGGTCGTTCATGCTCGTCAGCGCGCTCGCCGCGCTCGCCGTCAGCACCGCCGTGGGCCGGTTCTCCGACCGCCGCGCGGTGCGCAAGCAGCTCCTGGTCGTCGGCTCGCTCAGCGGCACCGCCGCGTACGTCGTCTTCGCGCTCTCCCGCGAGTACCTGCTGCTCCTGCTGGTCTCGGTCACCCTGGCCGCGCTGAGCAGCGTCATGGTGCCGCAGAGCTTCGCCTACGCCCGCCAGTCGCTGTCCGCCAGCGGCTCCTCGCGCGGGCCGCTCGCGACCAGCGCCCTGCGCACCCTGCTGTCGCTGTCCTGGGCGATCGCCCCGCCGCTGGCCGCCATCTTCGTGGAGCGCTCCAGCTTCACCTGGGTGTTCGCGGGCGCGGCCGTCATGTACGCGCTCGCGGCGCTGGCCGCCTGGTACCGGCTGCCCGCCCTGCCCAAGCCCGAGCCGGTCGTGGTCATGCCCGACTCGGTCGCCGTCCCGTCGCGGGCGCGCGGCGAGCTGTCGCTGACCGCCGTGGCGTTCGTGCTGCTCCAGGGCACGACGGCGCTGAGCGTCGCGGTGCTGCCGCTGTTCGTCGTCGACGACCTGGGCGGCACGGCGGGCAACGCCGGTGTCGCCATGGGCGTGTGCGCGGCGCTGGAGATCCCGCTGATGCTGTGGCTGGGCTTCGTCGCGGCCAAGGTCGACAACCGGCTGCTGGTGCTGGCGGGCGCGGTGCTCGCGCTGTCGTACCACGGCGTCATGCTGGTCAGCGGCGAGGTGTGGCACGTCATCGCCGCCCAGCTGCTGCACGCCCTGGCCATCTCGGCGCTGCAGGGCATCGGCATCTCCTACTTCCAGGACCTCGACCCGGACTTTCCCGGCCGCGCCACGACCCTGTTCACCAACACCGGCAAGGCGGGCTCGATGCTGTCCGGGCCGCTGCTGGCGCTGGCCCAGGCGAACGGCTACCGGACCGCGTTCGCGCTCGGCGCGGCCATGGCCGTGACCGGTCTCGCGCTGCTCCTGCTCGCCCGCCCGCGCCGCGCCCGGCGACCCCGCACCGACGTCGGCGCAATGCCGTAG
- a CDS encoding DEAD/DEAH box helicase yields the protein MVGRDTSVAGVVQARWGVRPEPAIARYAEPGWQLSPLPVEKSCPGCGGELHGLYRAHPSGGKQQLQAAVACPGCPATFTLRELKLAQRAVVGDLKPDAVARRMAEDAQLASLALEVDERPVEAERLVEPERPRYVREADAPELPGPWDVEPANPWADEPPQRAPEPERRPVAPAQPRGLVPRRPVEQPPEPEYPLDLGYPVERPAPREEPPPAAPELKYTRPSQRGKAEADVPVVRPRARRPLKFERKSRLRPDDFARHEGDAPAERPDAGPFAEPAPAERASVERAPVEPAPAGQEPAGRGPAEQAPAEPAPAEQEPAGRGPADQAPAEPAQVEPPQHADAEESAPLAADTAEPAARTTPVEPAPVEPAPVMPALVVPTTRPTPAEPSPHPAPSGPVLGPQPAPARRTATAVVAARIRAILATTPVPTAAAEEFPALPHHLLADADADTVPVWWCKTTDPTLKPPPAPPGADLRVLLPAHPDFADLRTLLRSEGVPFRELPHWLEQETVTSLDAPLRATAHLSEVGGVVAEACEPVAEDAALAARLAFQVVWDLHEPPGPTPPPAPTAELVPEHWLPYLPFPVLNPAQAQAAPAIVDTDEHLLVTAPTGAGKTTIGMLAVLKAILDEGRKAAWLVPQRSLTDELDRELRAWRGQGLRVERLSGEHAVDVERVRAADLWVATTEKFEAVCRAASLQAALGEVGCLVVDEIHLLGSPGRGALLEALLARVRGADSPVRIVGLSATVTNAAEVAEWLQARMVATAWRPSKVTWQLPTVPATSGFAAASRVREQVAVDLVGRHTEGGGSVLVFCGSKRNVLSTAMAVAAERGAELPAPDDLDALEAACAAVGVRMHYSDYEHKHAAERAFRARESDVLVATSTVAAGVNLPARAVVVRDSSIGGEPMDTSTVLQMFGRAGRIGAGETEGWSYLVVDESQRAAWQARLVAGYSVYSRIRESLADHVLAEVLQGRVTTEADARAWWVQTLAHAQGDDDESVVVEAVGFLVEQGYLTRSGDALATTELGRLTARMMVPTSTGQRLRSALALLPVPADADDAEDALSLVLSVAVPELAGVAVPERVRPAVATAVKACGVTSRITGATSVRGLGSSATTAPGDLAWAALLLVARSPRAFAGARRAVAGIPLSTLHPVLEQAPRYLSWLAAQGVHGTVHPWIAVVAADLDQRVRWRALGPARGAGRLLWLCERMATRQRARELVPGLWRSATASGLRSPDWRAGRPPAGCELDRVGYTALLRERVTGAELAAGPEAARVACTAGATAITWRGKETGPPTPTGGERELPYPEPPASGEAAVGVAVFTRRGDYRATGWLAAYDALAGPEEEPVRERAPRRRGLGMV from the coding sequence GTGGTGGGGCGGGACACGTCGGTCGCCGGGGTCGTGCAGGCCCGGTGGGGCGTGCGCCCGGAACCGGCGATCGCCCGCTACGCCGAGCCGGGCTGGCAGCTGTCGCCGCTGCCGGTGGAGAAGTCCTGCCCTGGGTGCGGCGGGGAGCTGCACGGGCTGTACCGGGCGCACCCGAGCGGCGGGAAGCAGCAGCTGCAGGCGGCGGTGGCGTGCCCCGGCTGCCCGGCGACGTTCACGCTGCGCGAGCTGAAGCTGGCGCAGCGGGCGGTGGTCGGGGACCTGAAGCCGGACGCCGTGGCGCGGCGGATGGCGGAGGACGCGCAGCTGGCGTCGCTGGCGCTGGAGGTGGACGAGCGGCCGGTCGAGGCGGAGCGGCTGGTCGAGCCCGAGCGGCCGAGGTACGTGCGCGAGGCCGACGCGCCCGAGCTGCCGGGGCCGTGGGACGTGGAGCCCGCGAACCCGTGGGCGGACGAGCCGCCGCAGCGCGCGCCCGAGCCCGAGCGGCGGCCCGTCGCGCCGGCTCAGCCGCGCGGACTCGTGCCCCGGCGGCCGGTCGAGCAGCCGCCGGAACCCGAGTACCCCTTGGACCTGGGCTACCCGGTCGAGCGCCCCGCACCGCGCGAGGAGCCCCCGCCCGCCGCGCCCGAGCTCAAGTACACCCGGCCCAGCCAGCGCGGGAAGGCCGAGGCGGACGTCCCGGTGGTGCGCCCGCGCGCCCGGCGACCGCTGAAGTTCGAGCGCAAGAGCAGGCTGCGACCGGACGACTTCGCGCGCCACGAGGGGGACGCGCCCGCCGAACGGCCCGACGCGGGCCCCTTCGCGGAACCGGCGCCCGCGGAGCGGGCATCCGTCGAGCGGGCGCCCGTTGAACCGGCGCCCGCCGGGCAAGAACCCGCCGGGCGAGGGCCTGCCGAGCAGGCGCCCGCCGAACCCGCGCCCGCTGAGCAAGAACCCGCCGGGCGAGGGCCTGCCGACCAGGCACCCGCCGAACCCGCCCAGGTCGAGCCCCCGCAGCACGCGGACGCCGAGGAGAGCGCGCCCCTCGCGGCAGACACCGCCGAGCCCGCCGCCCGGACCACCCCGGTCGAGCCTGCCCCGGTCGAGCCTGCCCCGGTCATGCCCGCCCTAGTCGTGCCCACCACCCGGCCCACCCCCGCCGAGCCGTCCCCGCACCCCGCCCCCTCCGGTCCGGTCCTCGGCCCCCAGCCCGCGCCCGCCCGCCGCACCGCCACCGCCGTCGTCGCCGCCCGCATCCGCGCGATCCTGGCCACCACCCCGGTCCCCACCGCCGCCGCCGAGGAGTTCCCCGCACTCCCCCACCACCTCCTCGCCGACGCCGACGCCGACACCGTCCCGGTGTGGTGGTGCAAGACCACCGACCCCACCCTCAAGCCCCCGCCCGCCCCACCCGGCGCCGACCTGCGGGTGCTCCTGCCCGCGCACCCCGACTTCGCCGACCTGCGCACCCTCCTGCGCTCCGAGGGCGTCCCGTTCCGGGAGCTGCCGCACTGGCTGGAGCAGGAGACCGTCACCTCCCTGGACGCCCCGCTGCGCGCCACCGCGCACCTGTCCGAGGTGGGCGGCGTGGTGGCGGAGGCGTGCGAGCCGGTCGCCGAGGACGCCGCGCTCGCCGCGCGCCTGGCGTTCCAGGTGGTCTGGGACCTGCACGAGCCGCCCGGTCCGACCCCGCCGCCCGCGCCGACGGCCGAGCTGGTGCCCGAGCACTGGCTGCCCTACCTGCCGTTCCCGGTGCTGAACCCGGCGCAGGCCCAGGCCGCGCCCGCGATCGTCGACACCGACGAGCACCTGCTGGTCACCGCCCCCACCGGCGCGGGCAAGACCACCATCGGGATGCTCGCGGTCCTGAAGGCGATCCTGGACGAGGGCCGCAAGGCCGCCTGGCTGGTGCCGCAGCGCTCCCTCACCGACGAGCTGGACCGCGAGCTGCGGGCGTGGCGCGGGCAGGGCCTGCGGGTGGAGCGGCTGTCCGGCGAGCACGCGGTGGACGTGGAGCGGGTGCGCGCGGCGGACCTGTGGGTGGCCACGACGGAGAAGTTCGAGGCGGTGTGCCGGGCCGCGTCGTTGCAGGCGGCGCTGGGCGAGGTGGGCTGCCTGGTGGTGGACGAGATCCACCTGCTCGGCAGTCCCGGCCGGGGCGCGCTGCTGGAGGCGCTGCTGGCGCGGGTGCGCGGCGCGGACTCGCCGGTGCGGATCGTCGGGCTGTCGGCGACGGTCACCAACGCCGCCGAGGTCGCCGAGTGGTTGCAGGCCCGCATGGTGGCGACCGCGTGGCGGCCGTCGAAGGTGACCTGGCAGCTGCCGACGGTGCCCGCGACGTCCGGGTTCGCGGCGGCGTCGCGGGTGCGCGAGCAGGTCGCGGTGGACCTGGTCGGGCGGCACACCGAGGGCGGCGGCAGCGTGCTGGTGTTCTGCGGGTCCAAGCGGAACGTGCTGTCCACGGCGATGGCGGTCGCCGCCGAGCGCGGGGCCGAGCTGCCCGCGCCGGACGACCTGGACGCGCTGGAGGCGGCGTGCGCGGCGGTCGGGGTGCGGATGCACTACTCGGACTACGAGCACAAGCACGCGGCCGAGCGGGCGTTCCGGGCGCGCGAGTCGGACGTGCTGGTGGCCACGTCGACGGTGGCGGCCGGGGTGAACCTGCCCGCCCGCGCGGTCGTGGTGCGGGACAGCTCGATCGGCGGGGAGCCGATGGACACGTCCACGGTGCTCCAGATGTTCGGGCGGGCCGGGCGGATCGGGGCCGGGGAGACCGAGGGCTGGTCGTACCTGGTGGTGGACGAGTCGCAGCGCGCGGCGTGGCAGGCGCGGCTGGTGGCCGGGTACTCGGTGTACTCGCGCATCCGGGAGAGCCTGGCCGACCACGTGCTCGCCGAGGTGCTCCAGGGGCGGGTGACCACGGAGGCGGACGCGCGGGCGTGGTGGGTGCAGACGCTCGCGCACGCGCAGGGCGACGACGACGAGTCGGTCGTGGTGGAGGCGGTGGGGTTCCTGGTGGAGCAGGGCTACCTGACCCGCTCCGGGGACGCGCTGGCCACGACCGAGCTGGGGCGGTTGACCGCGCGGATGATGGTGCCCACGAGCACCGGGCAGCGGCTGCGGTCGGCGCTGGCGCTGCTGCCGGTGCCCGCGGACGCGGACGACGCCGAGGACGCGCTGTCCCTGGTGCTGTCGGTGGCGGTGCCGGAGCTGGCCGGGGTGGCGGTGCCGGAGCGGGTGCGGCCCGCGGTGGCGACGGCGGTGAAGGCGTGCGGGGTGACCTCGCGGATCACCGGGGCCACGTCGGTGCGCGGCCTGGGCTCGTCGGCGACGACCGCGCCCGGTGACCTGGCGTGGGCGGCGCTGCTGCTGGTGGCGCGCTCGCCGAGGGCGTTCGCGGGGGCGCGGCGGGCGGTGGCGGGGATTCCGCTGTCGACGCTGCACCCGGTGCTGGAGCAGGCCCCGCGCTACCTGTCGTGGCTGGCCGCGCAGGGCGTGCACGGGACGGTGCACCCGTGGATCGCGGTGGTGGCGGCGGACCTGGACCAGCGGGTGCGCTGGCGGGCGCTGGGGCCAGCGCGCGGCGCGGGGCGGCTGCTGTGGCTGTGCGAGCGGATGGCGACCAGGCAGCGGGCGCGCGAGCTGGTGCCGGGGCTGTGGCGGTCGGCGACGGCGAGCGGGCTGCGCTCCCCGGACTGGCGCGCGGGCCGCCCGCCCGCCGGGTGCGAGCTGGACCGGGTCGGGTACACGGCGCTGCTGCGCGAGCGGGTCACCGGCGCGGAGCTGGCGGCCGGGCCGGAGGCGGCGCGGGTGGCGTGCACGGCGGGCGCGACGGCGATCACCTGGCGCGGCAAGGAGACCGGCCCGCCGACCCCGACCGGGGGCGAGCGCGAGCTGCCCTACCCGGAACCGCCCGCGAGCGGCGAGGCGGCGGTGGGGGTGGCGGTGTTCACCCGGCGCGGGGACTACCGGGCGACGGGGTGGCTGGCGGCGTACGACGCGCTGGCGGGCCCTGAGGAGGAGCCGGTGCGGGAGCGGGCGCCCCGGCGGCGGGGGTTGGGCATGGTGTGA
- a CDS encoding MarR family winged helix-turn-helix transcriptional regulator, whose amino-acid sequence MITRPHDPAAKWAAHPTWLITQAALHAHRLVADGLAAVDARGHHYRVLATLEQTGPVSQATLGRTSGIHLSDVVAAINELAERGLVHRDPDPTDRRRNTITLTTAGRRQLRRQERRLAKVQDELLAPLAPEEREELVRLLGQVLSHHRNG is encoded by the coding sequence ATGATCACGCGCCCCCACGATCCAGCGGCCAAGTGGGCCGCACACCCGACCTGGCTGATCACGCAGGCCGCGCTGCACGCGCACCGCCTGGTGGCCGACGGGCTCGCCGCCGTGGACGCGCGCGGGCACCACTACCGGGTCCTGGCGACCCTGGAGCAGACCGGCCCGGTCAGCCAGGCCACCCTCGGGCGGACCAGCGGCATCCACCTCAGCGACGTGGTGGCGGCCATCAACGAGCTGGCCGAGCGCGGGCTCGTGCACCGCGACCCCGACCCGACCGACCGGCGCCGCAACACCATCACCCTCACCACGGCGGGCCGCAGGCAGCTGCGCAGGCAGGAGCGGCGGCTCGCCAAGGTGCAGGACGAGTTACTCGCGCCGCTGGCGCCCGAGGAGCGGGAGGAGTTGGTGCGGTTGCTCGGCCAGGTGCTGTCCCACCACCGCAACGGCTGA
- a CDS encoding LGFP repeat-containing protein, which translates to MDGQQGGRNAFENSSAENVVQAGIVNGDVHVNTAKPPLANLSPRAAAAHLATMDFSAATDALAAAPERGKLVAALLEDHEATLVALLADMQRTVARELVHSLPSPPKWLRELLTAAEGFANMALGPARKKVRRADPSPQGSTGFSRDYDLGRAYWSANTQFYSVAHPVLGVHDRRGGTGGDLGFPIGERSWRYTPSTTKGLFYQEFEGGVVYESAPPMVVRDPDGALFERFGFPTGEETALGTFFADDVKGTFQPFERGTAYWVDNVALVREGESSAMFGVRKP; encoded by the coding sequence ATGGACGGGCAGCAGGGCGGGCGCAACGCCTTCGAGAACAGCAGCGCGGAGAACGTCGTCCAGGCCGGGATCGTCAACGGCGACGTGCACGTCAACACCGCCAAGCCACCGCTGGCGAACCTGTCCCCGCGCGCGGCAGCGGCCCATCTGGCCACCATGGACTTCTCTGCCGCCACCGACGCGCTCGCCGCCGCTCCCGAGCGGGGCAAGCTCGTCGCCGCGCTTCTGGAGGACCACGAGGCCACCCTGGTCGCGCTGCTCGCCGACATGCAGCGGACCGTGGCGCGCGAACTGGTCCACTCGCTGCCGTCCCCGCCGAAGTGGTTGCGCGAGCTGCTCACCGCCGCCGAGGGGTTCGCCAACATGGCGCTCGGTCCGGCCAGGAAGAAGGTGCGGCGCGCCGACCCCTCGCCGCAGGGGTCGACGGGGTTCAGCCGCGATTACGACCTCGGCCGGGCCTACTGGAGCGCGAACACCCAGTTCTACTCGGTCGCGCACCCCGTCCTCGGCGTGCACGACCGCAGGGGCGGCACCGGCGGCGACCTCGGCTTCCCCATCGGGGAGCGGTCCTGGAGGTACACCCCCAGCACCACGAAGGGGCTGTTCTACCAGGAGTTCGAGGGCGGCGTGGTCTACGAGAGCGCCCCGCCCATGGTGGTCCGCGACCCGGACGGGGCGCTGTTCGAGCGGTTCGGCTTCCCCACCGGTGAGGAGACCGCGCTGGGCACGTTCTTCGCCGACGACGTCAAGGGCACGTTCCAGCCGTTCGAGCGCGGCACCGCCTACTGGGTCGACAACGTCGCCCTGGTGCGCGAGGGCGAGTCCAGCGCGATGTTCGGGGTCCGCAAGCCCTAA